In the Sulfitobacter pacificus genome, one interval contains:
- the murD gene encoding UDP-N-acetylmuramoyl-L-alanine--D-glutamate ligase encodes MIPVQGLTGSRVAVLGLGRSGLSAARALRAGGALPVCWDDNPHARATAEAEGLLCAPFKSAQAFEGIARLIVSPGIPHLYPAPNPVVGFALQAGVPVDNDIGLFFQSFATRDWDNFETSPRVVAVTGSNGKSTTSALIHHILEHVQRPCQLAGNIGRGVLDLEPAVDGEVVVLELSSYQTDLARNLTPDVAVFTNLSPDHLDRHHGMGGYFAAKRRLFAEGGPDRAVIGVDEDEGQFLAGQLSEGPADDRVIRVSVERKLTGPGWQVFARKGFLSEYRKGKQVASIDLRAVAGLPGAHNHQNACAAYAACRTLGLAPKVIELAFHSFGGLPHRSQTIAEAKGVRFVNDSKATNVDSAAKALLAFKNIRWICGGLEKEGGLEELAEASASVRKAYVIGREAAGFAMQLQVEAEVCGTMEAAVKRAVAEAEEGDVVLLAPAAASFDQYDSFERRGEDFIAQVRAVIDR; translated from the coding sequence ATGATTCCAGTGCAAGGATTGACGGGCAGCCGGGTGGCGGTTTTGGGGCTGGGGCGCTCGGGCCTGTCGGCGGCGCGTGCGTTGCGGGCAGGGGGTGCCTTGCCTGTGTGCTGGGATGACAACCCGCATGCCCGTGCCACGGCAGAGGCCGAGGGGCTACTTTGTGCCCCGTTCAAATCCGCACAGGCTTTTGAAGGGATTGCACGTCTGATCGTCTCGCCCGGTATTCCGCATCTTTATCCGGCACCCAATCCGGTTGTCGGTTTTGCGCTGCAGGCTGGCGTGCCGGTGGATAATGACATCGGATTGTTTTTTCAGAGCTTTGCCACCCGCGATTGGGATAATTTCGAAACCAGCCCGAGGGTGGTGGCGGTTACCGGGTCAAACGGGAAATCCACCACCTCTGCGTTGATCCATCATATTCTGGAACATGTGCAGCGGCCCTGCCAGTTGGCGGGGAACATCGGGCGCGGGGTGCTGGATCTTGAACCTGCGGTGGATGGCGAGGTGGTTGTGCTTGAACTGTCGTCTTATCAGACGGATCTGGCGCGCAACCTGACGCCGGATGTGGCGGTATTTACCAACCTCAGCCCGGATCATCTGGACCGGCATCATGGCATGGGCGGGTATTTCGCGGCCAAACGGCGGCTGTTTGCCGAAGGCGGGCCGGACCGGGCGGTGATTGGCGTGGACGAGGATGAAGGGCAGTTTCTGGCAGGGCAGCTGAGTGAAGGACCGGCGGACGACCGGGTGATCCGCGTGTCAGTGGAACGCAAGCTGACCGGACCGGGTTGGCAGGTGTTTGCGCGCAAGGGGTTTCTGTCGGAGTATCGCAAGGGCAAGCAGGTTGCCTCGATTGACTTGCGTGCGGTGGCGGGATTGCCGGGGGCGCATAACCATCAGAACGCCTGTGCGGCCTATGCGGCGTGCCGCACCCTGGGGCTGGCTCCCAAAGTGATCGAGCTGGCGTTTCATTCCTTTGGCGGGTTGCCGCATCGCAGCCAGACCATTGCCGAAGCCAAGGGCGTGCGGTTTGTGAATGACAGCAAGGCCACAAATGTGGATTCAGCGGCCAAGGCTTTGCTTGCGTTTAAGAATATCCGCTGGATTTGCGGTGGGCTGGAGAAGGAAGGCGGGCTGGAGGAGCTGGCAGAGGCCAGCGCATCTGTGCGCAAAGCCTATGTGATCGGGCGTGAGGCAGCCGGGTTTGCCATGCAGCTGCAGGTCGAGGCAGAGGTCTGCGGCACCATGGAGGCTGCGGTGAAGCGGGCGGTCGCGGAGGCTGAGGAGGGTGACGTCGTGTTACTGGCACCGGCGGCGGCAAGTTTTGATCAATATGACAGTTTTGAGCGGCGCGGAGAGGATTTTATCGCACAGGTGCGGGCGGTTATTGATCGCTGA
- a CDS encoding glutaminase, which produces MTDLTALLNKLNTNVRADDTWGTPANYIPELAGINPEQFAITVITADGEVHSAGDTETRFSVQSITKVFTLAIALGRSGDQLWSRVGREPSGSAFNSIVQLEREQGRPRNPFINAGAIVTTDEVLAGRAPRDALAEIVQFIRTAAGSDDIHINEAVAASETQHGHRNFALAHFLASFDNLKNPPEMTLGTYFHHCALEMTTTQLAQSGRFLMGAADMPKLISTARVRRLNALMLTCGHYDGSGDFAYRVGIPGKSGVGGGILAIVPGKASIAVWSPGLNRYGNSHKGTEALATLARQMNWSIF; this is translated from the coding sequence ATCACCGATCTCACTGCCCTCCTGAACAAGCTGAACACAAATGTTCGGGCTGATGACACCTGGGGCACCCCCGCCAATTACATCCCCGAACTGGCTGGCATCAACCCTGAACAATTTGCCATCACAGTGATCACGGCGGATGGCGAGGTGCATAGCGCCGGTGACACCGAAACCCGGTTTTCCGTGCAATCCATCACAAAGGTCTTCACCCTTGCCATCGCGTTGGGCCGTTCGGGGGATCAACTCTGGAGCCGTGTCGGCCGCGAACCCTCGGGCAGCGCGTTTAACTCGATCGTCCAACTGGAACGCGAACAGGGCCGCCCGCGCAATCCCTTCATCAATGCCGGTGCCATTGTCACCACAGATGAGGTGCTTGCCGGTCGCGCGCCCCGTGACGCACTGGCCGAGATCGTGCAATTCATCCGCACCGCCGCCGGTTCTGACGATATTCATATCAACGAGGCCGTCGCGGCGTCCGAAACCCAACATGGGCACCGCAATTTTGCGCTGGCGCATTTTCTGGCCTCTTTCGACAATCTGAAAAACCCGCCCGAAATGACTCTTGGTACTTATTTCCACCATTGCGCGCTGGAAATGACCACCACCCAACTGGCCCAATCCGGCCGCTTCCTGATGGGTGCCGCTGACATGCCAAAACTTATCTCCACCGCACGCGTGCGCCGCCTGAACGCCCTGATGCTGACCTGCGGCCATTATGACGGTTCGGGTGATTTCGCCTACCGTGTCGGCATTCCGGGTAAATCAGGTGTCGGCGGCGGCATTCTGGCGATTGTGCCGGGCAAAGCCTCCATCGCTGTCTGGTCCCCCGGCCTCAACCGTTATGGCAACAGCCACAAAGGCACCGAAGCGCTGGCGACCCTCGCCCGCCAAATGAACTGGTCGATCTTTTAG
- the mraY gene encoding phospho-N-acetylmuramoyl-pentapeptide-transferase: MLYWLTLLSDGGDFFNLFRYITFRAGGAFLTALVFGFIFGRPLIAVLRRTQGKGQPIREDGPEGHFVKAGTPTMGGLLIVGALLTSTLLWARLDNPYVWMVLFVTMSFAAIGFADDYAKVSKQNTAGVSSKVRILLGLLISVIAGFWASMYHPEALQYRLAMPVFKDTLINMGYFFIPFAVIVIVGAANAVNLTDGLDGLAIMPVMIAAATLGVIAYVVGRVDFTDGLGLHYVPGTGEMLVFTMGLIGGGLGFLWYNAPPAAVFMGDTGSLALGGALGAIAVAAKHEIVFAVVGGVFVAEAMSVMIQVLYFKRTGKRVFLMAPIHHHYEKKGWAEPQIVIRFWIISLILAMIGLATLKVR, encoded by the coding sequence ATGCTCTATTGGTTGACCCTGCTGTCGGATGGCGGCGATTTCTTTAACCTGTTTCGCTATATCACGTTCCGCGCCGGTGGTGCCTTTCTGACAGCACTGGTTTTCGGGTTCATCTTCGGGCGTCCGCTGATTGCCGTGCTGCGCCGCACGCAGGGCAAGGGCCAGCCGATCCGCGAAGACGGGCCAGAGGGGCATTTTGTCAAGGCGGGTACGCCGACCATGGGCGGGCTGCTGATTGTCGGGGCCTTGTTGACCTCGACCTTGCTTTGGGCGCGGCTGGACAATCCCTATGTCTGGATGGTGCTTTTCGTCACCATGAGTTTTGCCGCCATCGGGTTTGCTGATGATTACGCTAAGGTCAGCAAGCAGAACACGGCAGGTGTGTCCTCTAAGGTGCGGATTTTGTTGGGGTTGTTGATTTCGGTGATTGCCGGTTTCTGGGCCAGCATGTATCACCCCGAGGCGCTGCAATATCGGCTTGCGATGCCGGTTTTCAAAGATACGCTGATCAATATGGGATATTTCTTCATTCCCTTTGCAGTGATTGTGATTGTCGGGGCAGCCAATGCGGTGAACCTGACCGATGGTCTGGACGGGCTGGCCATCATGCCGGTGATGATCGCGGCGGCTACCTTGGGGGTGATTGCCTATGTTGTGGGGCGGGTCGATTTCACCGATGGTCTGGGGCTGCATTACGTGCCGGGGACGGGTGAGATGTTGGTCTTTACCATGGGATTGATCGGCGGCGGTCTGGGCTTTCTTTGGTATAATGCACCCCCTGCGGCTGTATTCATGGGGGACACCGGATCATTGGCCTTGGGCGGTGCTCTGGGGGCCATTGCGGTGGCGGCCAAGCATGAGATTGTATTTGCGGTTGTTGGTGGTGTCTTTGTGGCCGAAGCGATGTCAGTGATGATTCAGGTGCTGTATTTCAAACGCACCGGCAAGCGGGTGTTCCTGATGGCCCCGATTCATCATCACTATGAGAAAAAGGGCTGGGCCGAGCCGCAAATCGTGATCCGGTTCTGGATCATTTCGTTGATCCTCGCGATGATCGGGCTAGCCACTTTGAAGGTGCGTTAA
- a CDS encoding UDP-N-acetylmuramoyl-tripeptide--D-alanyl-D-alanine ligase, whose protein sequence is MTLWTSDEAAAATGGRAIGTWTCEGVSIDTRTIAQGDLFVALKDVRDGHEFVAQALEKGAGAALVSHVPEGVAEDAPLLIVEDVLAGLEALGRAGRARTGAKVAAVTGSVGKTSTKEMLLAMLGDQGRTHASVASYNNHWGVPLTLARMPQDTEYAVIEIGMNHPGEIAPLAKMARPDVAMVTTVAAAHLEAFENVAQIAVEKASIFEGVPAGGVAVINADIEHAAILMAKAVDCKLREIEFGAHGFQFKLKDVSVQADATVVQADADGMPLLFKIATPGRHFAMNGLGALAVVQALGADMALAAQSLGRWTPFKGRGVREVITLDPVETHLTLSLIDDSYNANPTSMAASLEVLAASAVTHDIGRVSKGRRIAFLGDMKELGEDAVALHAGLAHLEATKTLDVVHCVGPLMRSLYEFLPEHQRGDWTETSEEMLTGLRQKLDSGDVVLAKGSLSMKLGAIVDAIRKMGHRTDGM, encoded by the coding sequence ATGACCCTTTGGACCAGCGATGAGGCGGCGGCGGCTACCGGAGGCCGTGCGATTGGCACATGGACCTGTGAGGGGGTATCGATTGACACGCGCACAATTGCGCAGGGTGATTTATTCGTGGCGCTTAAGGATGTGCGTGACGGGCATGAGTTTGTTGCACAGGCCTTGGAGAAGGGCGCGGGTGCAGCCTTGGTAAGCCATGTGCCTGAGGGCGTGGCAGAGGATGCGCCCCTGTTGATTGTTGAGGATGTGCTGGCAGGGCTTGAGGCGCTGGGGCGTGCCGGGCGGGCGCGGACGGGTGCAAAGGTGGCGGCGGTGACCGGCTCGGTCGGCAAGACCTCGACCAAGGAAATGTTGTTGGCGATGTTGGGCGATCAGGGGCGGACCCATGCGTCTGTTGCCAGTTACAACAACCATTGGGGGGTGCCGCTGACGCTGGCGCGGATGCCGCAGGACACGGAATATGCGGTGATCGAGATTGGCATGAACCACCCCGGCGAGATTGCGCCCTTGGCCAAAATGGCGCGTCCCGATGTGGCGATGGTGACCACAGTGGCGGCGGCCCATTTGGAAGCTTTCGAGAATGTGGCGCAGATCGCGGTGGAAAAGGCTTCGATATTCGAAGGGGTGCCGGCGGGCGGTGTGGCGGTGATCAACGCCGATATCGAACATGCGGCGATCCTGATGGCCAAGGCGGTGGATTGCAAACTGCGCGAGATTGAATTTGGCGCACATGGTTTTCAGTTCAAACTGAAAGATGTGTCGGTGCAGGCCGATGCCACGGTGGTGCAGGCGGATGCGGATGGCATGCCCTTGCTGTTCAAGATTGCCACGCCGGGACGGCATTTTGCGATGAACGGGCTGGGCGCACTGGCTGTGGTGCAGGCGCTGGGTGCGGATATGGCGTTGGCGGCGCAATCGCTGGGCCGCTGGACCCCGTTCAAGGGGCGCGGGGTGCGCGAGGTGATCACGCTGGATCCCGTGGAGACCCATCTGACACTTTCGCTGATTGATGACAGTTACAACGCCAACCCCACCTCGATGGCGGCCTCGCTGGAGGTGCTGGCGGCCAGTGCGGTTACCCATGACATCGGGCGGGTCAGCAAGGGGCGCAGGATTGCTTTCCTGGGGGATATGAAAGAGTTAGGCGAGGATGCCGTGGCGCTGCATGCGGGGCTGGCGCATCTGGAGGCGACCAAAACACTGGATGTGGTGCATTGCGTGGGACCACTGATGCGGTCGCTATACGAATTCTTGCCAGAGCATCAGCGCGGCGACTGGACCGAGACATCCGAAGAGATGCTAACCGGTCTGCGACAAAAGCTGGACAGCGGAGATGTGGTTTTGGCCAAAGGGTCTTTGTCGATGAAACTGGGGGCGATTGTTGACGCCATCCGTAAAATGGGCCATCGGACTGATGGTATGTAA
- a CDS encoding UDP-N-acetylmuramoyl-L-alanyl-D-glutamate--2,6-diaminopimelate ligase: MSPSSVLLSSLGLTARGGANPDIAGLAVDSRLVREGFLFAALPGSRVHGAEFIQYAVRMGASAVLTDAEGAVIAADVMAEAGVAVVVTDAPREALSRTAALWSGAQPSTMVAVTGTNGKTSVSTFVRQIWIEMGLAAVNLGTTGVEGAWTAPLAHTTPEPITLHKALADATANGITHAAMEASSHGLDQRRLDGVTLKAAGFTNFTQDHLDYHETFEAYFDAKAGLFARVLPEEGTAVINIDDPKGVEMAAIAQARGCSVITVGRDGGDLRLTGQRFDATGQDLRFSWGGKDYQKRLELIGGFQAENVLLACGLVIACGANAADVFDTLPHLTTVRGRMQLAATRDNGAAVFVDYAHTPDAIATALKAMRPHVMGRLVAIVGAGGDRDATKRPLMGAAAAEHADLVIVTDDNPRSEDPAVIRSAVLLGAPDATEVGDRAEAILRGVDAIGPGDALLVAGKGHETGQTVGDDVLPFDDVEQASVAVTALDGRLT, encoded by the coding sequence ATGAGCCCATCAAGTGTTTTGCTTTCTTCCCTTGGGCTTACGGCACGCGGCGGGGCGAATCCTGATATTGCCGGACTAGCCGTCGACAGCCGTCTGGTGCGCGAGGGTTTTCTGTTTGCCGCCCTGCCGGGCAGTCGCGTGCATGGGGCGGAGTTTATTCAATATGCGGTCCGCATGGGGGCATCGGCGGTTCTGACTGATGCCGAAGGGGCGGTGATCGCCGCCGACGTGATGGCAGAGGCAGGCGTGGCGGTGGTTGTCACCGATGCGCCGCGAGAGGCGCTGTCGCGCACAGCGGCGCTGTGGTCCGGGGCGCAGCCCTCGACTATGGTGGCGGTGACGGGTACCAATGGCAAAACATCCGTGTCGACATTTGTGCGCCAGATCTGGATTGAGATGGGGCTGGCCGCGGTCAACCTTGGCACCACCGGGGTGGAGGGCGCGTGGACCGCACCGCTGGCCCATACCACGCCGGAACCGATTACCCTGCACAAAGCCTTGGCGGATGCGACGGCAAACGGGATCACCCATGCCGCGATGGAGGCCTCAAGCCACGGGCTGGACCAGCGCCGTCTTGACGGTGTGACCCTTAAGGCGGCGGGATTTACCAATTTCACGCAGGACCATCTGGATTATCACGAGACATTCGAGGCCTATTTTGACGCCAAGGCCGGGCTGTTTGCGCGGGTGTTGCCAGAAGAAGGCACAGCGGTGATCAATATTGACGACCCCAAAGGTGTTGAAATGGCTGCGATTGCACAGGCGCGGGGCTGTTCGGTGATCACCGTGGGGCGCGACGGCGGGGATTTGCGGCTGACGGGCCAACGGTTTGATGCCACGGGGCAGGATTTGCGGTTCTCCTGGGGGGGCAAGGACTATCAGAAACGGCTGGAGTTGATCGGCGGGTTTCAGGCGGAAAACGTGCTGCTTGCCTGTGGGCTGGTGATTGCCTGCGGGGCCAATGCGGCAGATGTGTTTGATACGTTGCCCCATCTGACAACAGTACGCGGGCGGATGCAGCTGGCGGCGACCCGCGACAACGGGGCGGCGGTGTTTGTCGACTACGCCCATACACCGGACGCCATTGCCACCGCGCTTAAGGCGATGCGCCCGCATGTGATGGGGCGATTGGTCGCTATTGTCGGGGCGGGTGGCGATCGCGATGCGACCAAACGGCCTTTGATGGGCGCGGCGGCGGCAGAACATGCGGATCTGGTGATTGTGACAGATGACAACCCCCGCTCTGAAGATCCGGCGGTGATCCGGTCGGCGGTTTTGCTGGGCGCACCTGATGCGACTGAAGTGGGCGACCGTGCCGAGGCGATCCTGCGCGGGGTGGATGCGATTGGTCCCGGGGATGCCTTGCTGGTGGCGGGCAAGGGGCATGAAACGGGGCAGACCGTTGGCGATGATGTGCTGCCCTTTGATGATGTGGAACAGGCAAGCGTGGCGGTGACCGCCCTTGACGGGAGGCTGACATGA
- a CDS encoding peptidoglycan D,D-transpeptidase FtsI family protein: MIRTPLRPLARILDARQKGENPDAIENENKRIRHEQMRDNARLRAEGRLLVLGVFFFCAFGVVGARMGMLASTDRVEPRAHAPGAVISASRADIVDRHGNLLATNFDTHALYAQPKHMVDPVMAARGLVKVFPDLDEAQLVKDFTGKRKFLWIKKKISPEQKQAVHDIGDPGLLFAPRDMRLYPNGTLAAHIMGGASYGKEGVHAAEVIGVAGVEKYFDDYLRDPVNAGKPLALSLDLTVQAASERILWGGMKLMNAKGATSVLMDVKTGEVISMVSLPTFDPNNRPRPAVEGDASDSPLFNRAVQGVYELGSVFKIFAATQAIELGLVNTETVIETKGPMKVGGFRIGEFQGKNYGALSVADIIVKSSNRGTGRMALQIGPKRQQEFLKSLGFFEATPFEIVEAAGGKPLLPKKWTDLSAVTISYGHGMSTSPMHLAAGYAAIANGGFKVTPTLIKQDTPKQGPRVMSERAARDGRMMLRKVVSKGTASFARVPGYFVGGKTGTADKPKPRGGYYKKKTLATFASIFPAHDPKYVLIVTLDEPSENSGDKPRRTAGWTAVPVAAEMIRRVAPLLGLRPAVEPVKPSMVTLTSSSN, encoded by the coding sequence ATGATCCGCACGCCCCTGCGCCCGCTGGCGCGCATCCTGGATGCCCGCCAAAAGGGCGAGAACCCCGACGCGATCGAGAATGAAAACAAACGTATCCGCCATGAGCAGATGCGCGATAACGCTCGTTTGCGGGCCGAGGGGCGTTTGTTGGTTTTGGGCGTGTTTTTCTTTTGCGCCTTTGGTGTTGTTGGTGCCCGTATGGGAATGCTGGCCAGCACCGATCGGGTTGAACCGCGCGCCCATGCGCCCGGGGCTGTAATCTCGGCCAGCCGGGCCGATATTGTGGACCGTCACGGTAATCTGCTGGCGACGAATTTCGACACCCATGCGCTCTATGCCCAGCCCAAACATATGGTTGATCCGGTGATGGCGGCCAGGGGGCTTGTCAAGGTGTTTCCCGATCTGGACGAGGCGCAGCTGGTCAAGGATTTCACCGGCAAGCGCAAGTTTCTGTGGATCAAGAAGAAAATCAGCCCCGAACAGAAGCAGGCAGTGCATGATATCGGTGATCCGGGCCTGTTGTTTGCGCCACGCGATATGCGGCTTTATCCCAATGGGACGCTGGCGGCTCATATCATGGGGGGCGCCTCTTACGGCAAGGAAGGGGTGCATGCTGCCGAGGTCATCGGCGTTGCGGGGGTTGAGAAGTATTTTGACGATTACCTGCGTGATCCGGTCAATGCGGGCAAGCCGCTGGCGCTTTCGCTGGACCTGACGGTGCAGGCTGCCTCCGAACGGATTCTATGGGGCGGGATGAAACTGATGAACGCCAAGGGCGCGACCAGCGTGCTGATGGATGTCAAAACCGGCGAGGTGATCTCTATGGTGTCGCTGCCGACGTTTGACCCAAACAACCGGCCACGTCCTGCGGTGGAGGGGGATGCCTCTGACAGCCCGCTGTTTAACCGCGCGGTGCAGGGGGTCTATGAGCTGGGATCGGTGTTCAAGATTTTCGCCGCGACACAGGCGATTGAGTTGGGGTTGGTGAATACTGAAACGGTGATCGAGACCAAAGGACCGATGAAAGTTGGCGGTTTTCGGATTGGTGAATTTCAGGGCAAGAATTACGGGGCCCTGTCCGTTGCTGATATCATTGTGAAATCGTCAAACCGGGGCACGGGCCGGATGGCCTTGCAGATTGGTCCGAAACGTCAGCAGGAGTTTTTGAAAAGTCTCGGGTTTTTTGAGGCCACGCCGTTTGAGATCGTAGAGGCGGCAGGGGGCAAGCCTTTGCTGCCAAAGAAATGGACCGATTTATCTGCGGTGACCATTTCTTATGGTCATGGGATGTCGACCTCCCCGATGCATCTGGCGGCGGGCTATGCGGCGATTGCCAATGGCGGGTTTAAGGTCACGCCGACCCTGATCAAGCAGGACACCCCCAAACAGGGACCACGGGTGATGTCCGAACGCGCGGCACGGGACGGGCGGATGATGCTGCGTAAGGTGGTGTCAAAGGGCACCGCAAGTTTTGCGCGGGTGCCGGGGTATTTTGTCGGTGGCAAGACCGGCACTGCGGATAAGCCCAAGCCGCGTGGCGGCTATTACAAGAAAAAGACGCTGGCGACTTTTGCCTCGATCTTTCCGGCGCATGATCCGAAATATGTGTTGATTGTAACGCTGGATGAGCCATCGGAAAACTCCGGTGACAAGCCACGCCGCACCGCCGGTTGGACGGCTGTGCCGGTCGCCGCCGAGATGATCCGGCGTGTGGCACCCTTGCTGGGGCTTCGACCTGCTGTTGAACCTGTGAAACCCTCTATGGTAACGCTGACCAGCAGCAGTAACTGA
- the ftsL gene encoding cell division protein FtsL — protein sequence MRAVLHILTTIAVIALAFWAYRENYATQQALSEADKLHANIRAAHARLAVLKAEWAYQNRPDRLRDLAEINFERLGLLPLHPDQFGQVDEVPYPPAPLLPITNPVDVSSAAADDEDPL from the coding sequence ATGCGGGCAGTGCTTCATATCCTGACGACAATTGCGGTGATCGCCTTGGCTTTCTGGGCCTACCGCGAGAATTACGCGACCCAGCAGGCGCTGAGCGAGGCGGACAAGCTGCACGCCAATATCCGCGCCGCCCATGCACGTCTGGCGGTATTGAAGGCGGAATGGGCGTATCAGAACCGCCCTGACCGGCTGCGCGATCTGGCGGAGATTAATTTTGAACGGCTGGGCCTGTTGCCGCTGCATCCTGATCAGTTTGGACAGGTGGACGAGGTGCCTTATCCGCCCGCGCCGCTGCTGCCGATCACCAACCCTGTAGATGTTTCCAGTGCCGCTGCTGATGACGAGGACCCGCTATGA
- the rsmH gene encoding 16S rRNA (cytosine(1402)-N(4))-methyltransferase RsmH: protein MAAAAPENTNPAPHTPVLLRPILEAVAPVEGVWLDGTFGAGGYTRGFLDAGAAKVIAVDRDPLAFEMAAEWAGEYGARLVMQRGVFSKMDEYASDLDGVVLDLGVSSMQLDLAERGFSFMRDGPLDMRMSQDGPSAADIVNEAEEEVIANILFQYGEERASRRIAAAIVRARNEAPITSTLKLAKLVEGCLPRSKPGQSHPATRSFQGLRIAVNNEYGELFQGLMAAERALKPGGQLAVVTFHSVEDRMVKRFLTARSGGGGNANRFAPEMAQAAPQFTVKKRKAIGPDAQELEENPRSRSAKLRVAIRTDAPSGAVDAKSIGMPMVKGF from the coding sequence ATGGCTGCTGCGGCCCCCGAAAATACAAACCCTGCCCCACATACTCCGGTTCTTTTGCGCCCCATTCTGGAGGCGGTTGCCCCTGTTGAGGGCGTCTGGCTGGATGGGACGTTTGGCGCGGGGGGCTATACCCGTGGTTTTCTGGACGCAGGGGCGGCAAAGGTCATTGCGGTGGATCGTGATCCGCTGGCGTTTGAGATGGCGGCCGAATGGGCGGGGGAGTACGGCGCGCGGCTGGTGATGCAGCGCGGTGTGTTTTCCAAGATGGATGAATATGCCAGCGATCTGGACGGTGTGGTGCTGGACCTTGGGGTGTCTTCGATGCAGCTGGATCTGGCGGAGCGTGGGTTTTCCTTTATGCGTGACGGACCGCTGGACATGCGGATGTCGCAGGATGGACCATCGGCAGCGGATATTGTGAACGAGGCCGAAGAAGAGGTCATCGCCAACATCCTGTTTCAATATGGCGAGGAACGCGCCAGCCGTCGGATTGCGGCGGCGATTGTGCGGGCACGTAACGAGGCACCGATCACCTCGACCTTGAAGCTGGCCAAGCTGGTAGAGGGCTGTTTACCACGCTCCAAACCGGGGCAAAGCCATCCGGCAACGCGTAGCTTTCAAGGGCTGCGGATTGCGGTGAACAATGAATATGGTGAGCTGTTTCAGGGGCTTATGGCGGCGGAGCGGGCGCTGAAACCCGGCGGGCAACTGGCCGTGGTGACCTTTCATTCGGTGGAGGATCGCATGGTCAAACGCTTTCTGACTGCGCGGTCGGGCGGGGGTGGCAATGCCAACCGGTTCGCCCCCGAAATGGCGCAGGCGGCCCCGCAATTCACCGTCAAGAAGCGCAAGGCCATCGGCCCGGATGCGCAGGAACTGGAAGAAAACCCGCGCAGCCGTTCGGCCAAGCTGCGGGTGGCCATCAGAACAGATGCGCCGAGTGGTGCAGTAGATGCGAAATCCATCGGAATGCCGATGGTCAAAGGGTTTTAA
- the mraZ gene encoding division/cell wall cluster transcriptional repressor MraZ, with the protein MSRRFRGESHHKVDTKGRVSIPASFRRVLEAGDPNWKSGENPELVIVYGDHRRNFLECYTMNAIEEVDAKIDALPRGSMERKMLQRLFHGQSFPTNVDETGRLVLPAKLRQKIDLENEAFFIAAGDTFQIWKTETYDTVERAKEEEWLDDLPEDFDPMAFLDGPSGE; encoded by the coding sequence GTGAGCCGCAGGTTCAGAGGCGAAAGCCACCACAAGGTCGATACGAAGGGGCGGGTGTCTATCCCAGCCTCTTTTCGGCGTGTGCTGGAAGCGGGCGATCCGAACTGGAAGTCAGGCGAAAACCCCGAGCTGGTCATTGTCTATGGTGACCACCGCCGCAATTTCCTTGAGTGTTATACAATGAACGCGATTGAAGAGGTGGACGCCAAAATCGACGCGCTGCCGCGTGGGTCCATGGAGCGCAAGATGTTGCAGCGCCTGTTCCATGGTCAGTCGTTCCCGACAAATGTGGATGAAACCGGGCGTTTGGTGCTGCCTGCCAAGCTGCGCCAGAAGATCGACCTTGAGAATGAGGCGTTTTTCATCGCCGCCGGGGATACCTTCCAGATCTGGAAGACAGAGACATATGACACGGTAGAACGTGCAAAAGAAGAAGAATGGCTGGACGATCTGCCAGAGGATTTTGATCCGATGGCGTTCCTTGACGGTCCTTCGGGGGAATAA